GTCGTCATTGGTCACCCGGCGCGGGGGCAGATAGCTGCCGGTGCCGGTGATGCGTGAATAAGGGCTCATCAAACGTGGAGGGCCGTCGCGTCGGCTGGCACCGCGGGCTCCTGCCGCGCGAGCAATGGCGCGGCGTGAGCGATGCGGGCCCGCACGCGATCGAGCAGGTTGTTGCGAGCGGCATCATAAGCGCGATCCAGCGCATGTCCGAAAGCCACTTCGTCAGCCGAGCCATGGCTCTTGAAGACCAGGCCGCGCAGGCCCAGCAGCGCCGCGCCGTTGTACCGTCGATGGTCAAGCCGGTTTTTGAACGCTTTTAGGACCGGATAGGCAACAATTGCCGCGGCCTTCGTGAAAATGCTCCGCGAGAATTCGACGCGGATGAATTCGCCGATCATCGAGGCCACGCCTTCGCTGGCCTTCAGCGCGACGTTTCCAACGAAACCGTCACAGACCACGATATCTGTCGTGCCCTTGAAAATGTCGTTACCTTCCACGTTGCCGTAAAAGTTCAAGTCCTTGGAATTGGCGGCCGTACGCAGCAGTTGGCTTGCTTTTTTGATCGTTTCGCTGCCTTTGATGGCTTCTTCGCCAATATTGAGCAGGCCGACCGAAGGCGCTTCGTTGCCCGTGAGCGCCGAAACGAGTGCGGAGCCGAGCACGGCAAACTGGAGCAGGTCTTCCGCGTCGCAATCGACGTTGGCCCCCAGGTCGAGCACCGTGGTGGCGCCACCCTTGGCATTGGGAAGCTGGGGCGCGATGGCCGGACGATCGATGCCATCGAGCGTCTTGAGCAGGTAGCGAGCAATGGCCATCAAGGCACCCGTGTTGCCGGCGGAGATGGCCGCCTGCGCGGCGCCATCCTTGACCTGCTGGATCGCGACGCGCATCGAAGAGTCTTTCTTCTTGCGCAGGGCGATTTCAATCGGATCGTCCATGCCCACCACTTCGCTGGCGGCGACGATGCGCGCGCGCGGATGCGCGGCAAAGCCCGCCAATGCCGCGGGCGCACCGACCAGCAACAACGAGGCTTCGCTGTGCCGCTCGAGAAACGCGCGGCAGGCCGCAAGCGTGACGCGCGGCCCATGGTCGCCTCCCATGCAATCCACGGCAAGCGTGATTGCGGAAGGCGCAGCGGTGGGTTCGGGGGAAGAAGGCGTAGCCATCAAAACAAAGGCCCGACGCTACGGCAAAAGTAGCTTCGGGCCTCGGCCTTGGGATGCGAGATCAGGCTTCGGACTTGTTCTTGAGCACCTGGCGGCCACGGTAGAAACCGTTGGGGCTGATGTGGTGGCGCAGGTGCGTTTCGCCAGTGGTCGGCTCGACGGCAATGCCGGGAACGACCAGCGCATTGTGGGAACGGTGCATGCCGCGCTTGGAAGGCGACTTCTTGTTTTGCTGGACGGCCATGATGGCTCCTGGACTGTTGAGTGAGTGATTGGATGCGCTCTCTTGCGGTGGCAATTCAGGGGCATGCATGGAATGCCCTGGTCTGTCTTGCTGCTCACGGCGGCGCGCGCGAAGCCCGTGATTATAGCCCAGGCGCCGGGAAAGGGCTACTTGCCCTCTTCCGGCTTGCGTGAGCGCAACGCCCCGAGCACCGCGAAAGGGTTCGGCTTGGCCTCTTCGGCCGCCTGGAAGTCTTCGTCGCTGGACGAGAGCTGGACCGGTACCGGGCAGACCTCGTGCACGGGCATGGCCGGAATTTCCATCAGGAGCTCGTCCTCGATCAGGGCGGGCAGGTCGAAATCCCGGCTCACGACGAGCAGGTCTTCCTCGGATTCATCGTCTTCGGCCTCCGCCGTGGCCTCGTCGGCGACGAAACGGAACCAGCGGTCCACCACCAGCGGCGCCTCGACAGGCGTCAGGCAGCGCTGGCAGGTCAGCGGCACGGTCGTCTCGGCTTCCAGATGCAGCCAGGGCACAGGCTTGCCGTCGGCGCCCGGGCGTTCTTCGCCGGTCGCCGCCCAGCGGACCACGGCGTCGGGCGCCGCAGCCGCCAGTTCGGCGGCAAGGCGCACATAGTTCGGAACCGGGTCGGTGGCGTCGAGGGTGGCGGCAGCGGCGGCAAAGCCGGCCACGTCGAGCCGTTGGGGGGCGAATTCTCTCTTCATCCGCACCAGTCTAGCGCGCCGGCCGCCTCGCCGCCCCGGATGCACGCCTGAGGGTTTTGCGGCAGCTCCCGCACAATCTGTCCCATGCAACGCCTCTTGATCCTCGCCTCGACCTCGCGCTACCGGCGCGAACTGCTGAACCGACTGCACCTGCCCTTCGATGTACAGCCCCCTGAAGTCGACGAAACGGCCCTGGACGGCGAAACGCCGCGCGAGCTGGCCGAGCGGCTGGCGCTCGAAAAGGCCCGCGCCGTGGCCGCCCGCTTCCCCGAGGCCGTGGTCATCGGCTCCGACCAGGTGGCCGATCTCGCCGGCGAGGCGCTCGGCAAGCCGGGCGACCATGCGCGCGCCACGGCCCAGTTGCGCAGGATGCGCGGCCAGACGCTGGTGTTCCAGACCGCGGTGGCCGTCGTCTGCGAGGCCACCGGCTTCGTCCAGCGCGACCTGGCGCCGGTCCGGGTGGTGTTCCGCGAGCTCAGCGACGCGGCCATCGAGCAGTACCTGCAGGCCGAGCAGCCGTACGACTGCGCGGGCAGCGCCAAGAGCGAAGGCCTTGGCATCGCCCTGCTGAGCGCGATCGACAGCGACGATCCGACGGCCCTGGTCGGCCTGCCCCTGATCCGCACCTGCCGGATGCTGCGCGCCGCGGGGGTCGAACTCCTGTGACCCACGGCAAGCTCTACCTCGTCCCCGCGCCGCTCGACTTCGGCTGCGACACCCAGGCACCGCTGCAGGACGCGCTGCCGCTGGGCACGATCCAGGCCGCCGCCGGAATCACCCACTGGATCTGCGAGAACGCCAAGTCGGCCCGCGCCTATCTGAAGCGGATCGATGCCGTCGCCCCGCTGGCCGCGCCGCTGCAGGCGCAGGACATCCGCGAGCTGCCGCGCGAGGTGCACAAGAAAGGCGACCACGCAGGCCAGTTCGATGCCCGCCCATTGCTGGCCGCCGCGCTCGAAGGCCACGACATCGGCCTGCTGAGCGAAGCCGGCATGCCGGCGGTCGCCGATCCCGGCTCCTCGGTGGCGCGCGCCGCGCACGACCTGGGCATTGCCGTGGTGCCGCTCACCGGCCCCGTCTCGCTGCTGCTGGCGCTGGCGGCGAGCGGCCTCAACGGGCAGAACTTCGCCTTCGTCGGCTACCTGCCGCAGGATGCGGGCGAGCGCCAGGTACGCATCCGGGAACTCGAGGCGCTGGCGCTCAAGACGGGCCAGACGCAGCTGTTCATCGAAACACCCTACCGCAACGCCGTGCTGCTCCAGGCGCTGGTGCAGACGCTGCAGCACAACACCCGGCTTGCGGTGGCGCGCGGCCTCACGCTCGCCAGCGCCCATGTGCGCAGCGAAACCGTCAAGTCCTGGCGTGCCAAGGCGCAGGCCACCACGGACGAACGCCTGCCTGCCGTGTTCGCGATCGGGCGCTGACGATGGTGGTGACCGCTGGCACGCGCTGGGCCTCGCGGGCGCAGTTCTTTTCTTCCGGCTTCATCTTTGCGACCTGGGGCATCCATGTTCCGACGGTCAAGGCGCACTACGGCATCGACGAAGCCCAGCTCGGGCTGACCCTGCTCGCGGCCGGCGCCGGAGCGATGTTCGGGCTGACCAGCGCCGGGCGCTGGATCGGCCGCCACGGCCCCCGCCGCATGGCCGCGCTCTGCGGCTGCGTCTATGCCTTGCTGCTTGCCGGCCTGATCGCGATGCCGGGCTATCTTTTCCTGCTGGCCTTGCTGGCGGTATTCGGCCTGGTGACCAGCGTGTTCGACGTGGCCATCAACACCGAGGCGGCGCAGCTCGAGCTGCATGGCGGCAAGCCCCTGATGAGCGGCATGCATGGCATGTTCAGCCTGGGCGGCATGGCCGGGGCGGCGAGCGGCAGCGCAGCGCTGGCCGCCGGGCTCGGGGCGCAGGCGCATCTGCTGTGGGTTGCGGCGGCGATGGTGCTGGTCGTGGCCGTCTCTTCGATGTACATGCTGCCCAATCCGCGCAGGGCAAACGATGCAGCCCCGGCCGACCATCGCTTTCGGCTGCCCCGCGGCATGCTGGCCGTGCTTGGCGTGCTCGCCGCGCTGGGCCTGATTGCCGAGGGCGCCATCTACGACTGGAGCGTGCTCTACATGCAGCAGGAACTCGGCAGTCCGCAAAAGCAGGCCGCGCTGGCCTACGCGAGCTTCTCCGCGGCCATGGCGGCCGCGCGCTTTGGCGGCGACACCCTGCGCGCACGCTTCTCGCCAACGGCGCTGCTGCGCGGCAGCGGCATTCTTGCGGCGGCGGCCATGACGCTGGTGCTGCTGACCGACCTGCCCTGGCTCGCCCTGGTCGGCTTTGCGGGCGTGGGCATCGGTTTCGCGAACGTGGTGCCGATCCTGTTCGGCGCCTCGGCCCGCGTGCCCGGCACGGAGCCGGCGATCGGCATTGCCGCTGTTTCGGCCGTGGCCTATCTGGGGTTCATGGCTGGCCCGGCAGTGATCGGCCTGCTGGCGCGCGCCAGTTCGCTGACGGCCGCGCTGTATGTGGTCGTGGTCTTTGCCGCAGCGCTGGCGGCCTCGGCCCGCTTCACGGCCGACGCCGGCAACCGGGCCTGATGCGCCCCGCCGCCGGCTTCAGCGCAGCGCCGGCGCGGCCGTCTGCAGCGATCGCACGGTGGCATCGCCCATCGCGGCGCCGAATTTCTTGGCGAGCTTCTCGGCCACGTTGTCGCGCCGGGTGTAGTCGGTGACCTCTTCGGCCTTGATGACTTCGCGCGCCACGTAGTCGACATTGCCCAGCTGGTCGGCCAGGCCCAGTTCGACGGCCTGCTCGCCGCTCCAGAAAAGGCCGCTGAAAAGCCCCGGGGTGTCGACCTTGAGCCGGTCGCCGCGCCCGTTCTTCACCACGTTGATGAACTGCGTGTGGATCTGGTTCAGCATGGTCTGGGCATGCGCGCGCTGCGCGTCGCTCATCGGGCTGAACGGATCGAGGAAGCCCTTGTTCTCCCCTGCCGTCAGCAGCCGGCGCTCGACGCCGACCTTTTCCATCACGCCGGTGAAGCCGAAGCCGTCCATCAGCACCCCGATGCTGCCGACGATGCTGGCCTTGTCGACGAAGATCTTGTCGGTGGCAGCGGCAATGTAGTACGCGGCCGAGGCGCAGGTTTCCTCGACCACCGCGTAGATCGGCTTCTTGTGCTTGGCCTTCAGGCGCTTGATCTCGTCGCTGATGATGCCCGCCTGCACCGGGCTTCCACCGGGCGAATTGATGAGCAGCACGATGCCCTTGGCGCCCTCGTCCTCGAAGGCGGTCTTCATGGCAGCCACCACGAATTCCGCGCTGGCGTCGCCGCCATTGGCGATCTCGCCCTTGATTTCGACCACCGCCGTGTGAGCTGTGGTCTTGGCGGCGCTCGGCGCGCTGCGCGACATTGCCAGCCAGACCAGGAAGATGAAGAAGGCGAGCCACGAGAGGCGCGTGAAGGTCTTCCACCGGCGCGCCGCCTTCTGCTCGTTCAGCGAAGCGAAGGCGAGCTTCTCGAGCGTTGCGCGCTCCCATCCGGGACGCTGCGTGGGGTCTTTGGCCATGTTTCTCGGCGCGCCCTGCGAGGACGCAATGGGAGTGGCCGGCTCAAAAGGATCAAAACCTTCGGGTTCCGTGCGGTTCGGGTCGGTCATTGTCAAAAAATCGGGGGATGGAGGTTCCAGGCAGTATGCCAGTGCACCACGCCGTCACGTTCGCTGAGGGCGATCTTCACGAGCCCGCCGCGGCACGGGCCGCCGGCGCATTCGCCGGTGTCCGGCCGGTAGACCGCGCCGTGGGTGGCGCAGAGCAGCCACTGGCCGCTGTCGTCGAAGAAGCGGTCGGGCTGGAAATCCAGCTCCATCGCCACGTGGCTGCATCGATTGAGGTAGGCATGCGGCTGCCCTTCGAAGCGCACCGCAAAGGCCCGGCAGGTTTCGCCGCCATAGACCACATCGAAAGGCACGGCCCGGCCTCCTTCGACCAGATCCGGGGCATTGCACAAGGGAATGCGCTGTTCTTCGCTCATGCCACCATTTTCAGGCGTTGCCCAGAAGCCATGACTCCAGGCTGGCCACCGAGTGGGCGACGAACAGCGGCTTCAGTTCGTCGAAGCTCCCGGGCTCGTGCGCGCCGTAGCTCACGCCCACGCTCGCGCAGCCGGCATTGAGCGCCAGCTGCAGGTCGTGCGTGGTGTCGCCGATCATCAGGGTGCGTTCGGCCGGCACCTCGAGTTCTTCCATGAGTTCGAGCAGCATGCGCGGGTGCGGCTTGCCGAAGGTTTCGTCGGCAGTGCGCGAGGCGTCGAAGCGGTCGCGCAGCGCGACAGACTTCAGCGCCTCGTTCAGGCCGCGGCGCGACTTGCCCGTGGCCACGGCGAGCTTGTGGCCGCGCGCGCGCAGCGCGTCGATCATCTGCAGCACGCCGTCGAACAGCACGAGATCGTCCTGGTGCTGCAGGTAGTGATAGCGGTAGCGCGCGCCGAGCTCTGCGTATTTCTCCTTCGGCACGTCGGGCGCGGCGCGCGCCAGGGCCTCGGCCAGGCCCAGGCCGATCACCCATGCCGCATCGTTCTCGCTGGGCTTGGCGCCGCCGACGTCGATCACGGCCGCCTGGATGCAGCGCACGATGAGCCGCGTGGAGTCGTAAAGCGTGCCGTCCCAATCGAAGGCGATCAGGTCGAAGCGCAGGGGTCTGGAAGAATCAGTCATTGGCCGTAGGAGTGGGATGTTGGGCGAGCGCTTCGATCGCCTGGGGCGGCATCAATGCACGCAGCTCGGGCGGTAAGCCGGCTTGCAGCGACACGCGCTCGCCGGTCGCGGGATGGCTGAACTGCAACCGCCAGGCATGCAGGAACATGCGCCTGAGGCCGAGTTTCTGCAGCACGCGCTGGCGATCGAAGTCGCCGTACTTGTCGTCGCCGGCAATGGGATGCCCGGCCGATGCAAGGTGCACGCGGATCTGGTGCGTGCGGCCGGTCTTGATGGTGACCGCCAGCAGCGACAGCGGCGTGGCGTCGCCGGGGAGCGTGAGGCGCGCCAGCACACGCACCAGCGTCACGGCCCGCATGGCATCGGGATGGTCCTTGGCAACCACCCGCACGCGGCGCTCGCCGGCACCCGCGCCGTCGCCCGGCAGCAGGTACTTGGCAAGCGGCGCATCGAGCACCTTCTTGTTGGCGGGCCAGGCGCCCTCGACCAACGCGAGATAGGTCTTGCCGGTCTCGCGCTCGCGGAACTGGTCTTGAAGCGCCACCAGCGCGCTGCGTTTCTTGGCCACCAGCAGGATGCCCGAAGTCTCGCGGTCGAGCCGGTGCACCAGTTCGAGGAACTTGGCGCCCGGGCGCGCCGTTCGCAGCTGCTCGATCACGCCAAAGCTCACGCCGCTGCCGCCATGGACCGCCACGCCGGCGGGCTTGTCGATGGCAAGCACCGCGTCGTCTTCGAGCAGCACCGGGAATTCGCGCGCCGGTGCGGGCGGCGTGGCGCCTTCTTCCGCGCGCGGCGAAATCCGTACCGGCGGCAACCGCAGCACGTCGCCGGCCTCGATGCGGGTTTCGGCCTGCGCGCGCCCCTTGTTGATGCGCACCTCGCCCGACCGGATGATCCGGTAGACATGCGTCTTGGGGACGCCCTTCAGATGGCGGAACAGGAAGTTGTCGAGCCGCTGGCCCGCGGATTCCGCATCGACGGTGATGAACCTGATGGCCGCATGCGGCGCTCCGGCCCCGGCCGCAGCCTTTTGAACTGCGGGATCTGGAACTGCGGGATTTGGAGCGGCCGCAGGGCTTTGCTTCGCACCTATAATGTTTTTCACCAGCGCGGTCGTGTAAGTGCTTGATTAGACAGAAGTTTAGATCACTGCAGTCAAACGCCCAGGACAACGCTGTGAGGTCGATGCCGCTTTGGCGCCGAACCTGCAAACCCCGCGCAATTGCGCAAAGTGGCAGGCGTAGCGCCCAAGTCAAGCCGACACCCACGAAACACCGATACGGAATACCAGCCTGCAGCTTCCAAGCTGCCGGCGGATCGAAGCGAGTCCCTTGTGTTGATGCTGCTGATTCAAATGTGCCTGCGCTGGCCCACCTGGCTTCTGCCAGCGGCCTCAGGCATTGAATTGTTCACAGCGCGCGCCACTATTGCGCAGCCAGCTATCAATAAGATAGCTGCTCAACACCGAACCTGGCTCGCGCCCATCCACGCGCCCCCACCCCGGCTGTCTTCTTGAGCTGAACGCTCAAGAGGCCTGTTCGCGCCTGGCGCGGCAGTGGCAGCATCCGGGGCCAAGCGGCAATTCCCCTCGTTTCGCGGGCGTCGTCCGTGCATCGTTGGCCCGTCATGGGCCTGTAGAACGATACATATAAGGACAACGCATCATGAAGCGGATGCTGATCAATGCCACGCAGGCCGAAGAACGCCGCCTGGCCATCGTCGACGGGCAAAAGCTCCTCGACTACGAAATCGAGATCGAAGGGCGCGAACAGCGCAAGGGCAACATCTACAAAGCCGTCGTGACGCGCGTCGAGCCCTCGCTCGAAGCCTGTTTCGTCGACTACGGCGAAGACCGCCACGGCTTCCTGCCGTTCAAGGAAATCTCCAAGCAATATTTCGCCGAAGGCGTTTCCGCCAGCCAGGCACGCATCCAGGACGTCATCAAGGAAGGCCAGGAACTGACCGTCCAGGTCGAAAAGGAAGAACGCGGCAACAAGGGCGCGGCCCTCACCACCTTCATCTCGCTGGCTGGCCGCTATGTCGTGCTGATGCCCAACAATCCGCGCGGCGGCGGCGTGAGCCGGCGCATCGAGGGTGAAGACCGCGCCGACCTCAAGGAGGCGATGGACCAGCTCGAGTACCCCAAGGGCATGAGCATCATCGCGCGCACCGCCGGCATCGGCCGCTCGGCGCCCGAACTCCAGTGGGACCTGAACTACCTGCTCAAGCTTTGGACGGCCATCGACGGCGCGGCCAAGGGCGGCAAGGGCGCGCCTTCCTGATCTACCAGGAATCGTCGCTCGTCATCCGCGCGATCCGTGACTACTTCAATCACGACATCGGCGACATCCTGATCGACACCGACGACATCTACGAGCAGGCACAGCAGTTCATGGCGCACGTCATGCCCGAGCATGCCGCCCGCGTGAAGCGCTACCGCGACGATGCCGCGCTGTTCAGCCGCTTCCAGATCGAGCACCAGATCGAATCGGCCTACGCCCGCACCGTGCAGCTGCCCTCGGGCGGCGCCATCGTGATCGACCACACCGAGGCGCTGGTCTCGGTCGACGTCAACTCGGCGCGCGCCATCAAGGGCGGCGACATCGAGGAAACCGCCACGCGCACCAACCTCGAAGCCGCCGACGAAGTGGCCCGCCAGATGCGCCTGCGCGACCTGGGCGGCCTGATCGTCATCGACTTCATCGACATGGACGAGTCGAAGAACCGCCGCGAAGTCGAAAGCCGCCTGCGCGACGCGCTGCGGCAAGACCGCGCCCGCGTGCAGTTCGGCTCGATCAGCAAGTTCGGCCTGATGGAAATGAGCCGCCAGCGCCTGAAGCCGGCGCTCAGCGAAGGCTCGTCGATCCCCTGCCCCCGCTGCGGCGGCTCCGGCCACATCCGCGACACCGAGTCGAGCGCACTGCAAATTTTGCGCATCATCCAGGAAGAGTGCCTGAAGGACAACACGGCCGCCGTGCACGTGCAGGTGCCGGTCGAAGTGGCCTCGTTCCTGCTGAACGAAAAGCGCCCCGAAATCGCCAAGATCGAGCTCAAGCAGCGCGTCACCGTGCTGATGGTGCCCAACAAGACGCTCGAAACGCCGAACTACAAGCTCGAGCGCCTGAAGCACGAC
This genomic window from Variovorax paradoxus contains:
- the plsX gene encoding phosphate acyltransferase PlsX is translated as MATPSSPEPTAAPSAITLAVDCMGGDHGPRVTLAACRAFLERHSEASLLLVGAPAALAGFAAHPRARIVAASEVVGMDDPIEIALRKKKDSSMRVAIQQVKDGAAQAAISAGNTGALMAIARYLLKTLDGIDRPAIAPQLPNAKGGATTVLDLGANVDCDAEDLLQFAVLGSALVSALTGNEAPSVGLLNIGEEAIKGSETIKKASQLLRTAANSKDLNFYGNVEGNDIFKGTTDIVVCDGFVGNVALKASEGVASMIGEFIRVEFSRSIFTKAAAIVAYPVLKAFKNRLDHRRYNGAALLGLRGLVFKSHGSADEVAFGHALDRAYDAARNNLLDRVRARIAHAAPLLARQEPAVPADATALHV
- the rpmF gene encoding 50S ribosomal protein L32, with the translated sequence MAVQQNKKSPSKRGMHRSHNALVVPGIAVEPTTGETHLRHHISPNGFYRGRQVLKNKSEA
- a CDS encoding YceD family protein, which encodes MKREFAPQRLDVAGFAAAAATLDATDPVPNYVRLAAELAAAAPDAVVRWAATGEERPGADGKPVPWLHLEAETTVPLTCQRCLTPVEAPLVVDRWFRFVADEATAEAEDDESEEDLLVVSRDFDLPALIEDELLMEIPAMPVHEVCPVPVQLSSSDEDFQAAEEAKPNPFAVLGALRSRKPEEGK
- a CDS encoding Maf family protein, producing MQRLLILASTSRYRRELLNRLHLPFDVQPPEVDETALDGETPRELAERLALEKARAVAARFPEAVVIGSDQVADLAGEALGKPGDHARATAQLRRMRGQTLVFQTAVAVVCEATGFVQRDLAPVRVVFRELSDAAIEQYLQAEQPYDCAGSAKSEGLGIALLSAIDSDDPTALVGLPLIRTCRMLRAAGVELL
- a CDS encoding SAM-dependent methyltransferase; translated protein: MTHGKLYLVPAPLDFGCDTQAPLQDALPLGTIQAAAGITHWICENAKSARAYLKRIDAVAPLAAPLQAQDIRELPREVHKKGDHAGQFDARPLLAAALEGHDIGLLSEAGMPAVADPGSSVARAAHDLGIAVVPLTGPVSLLLALAASGLNGQNFAFVGYLPQDAGERQVRIRELEALALKTGQTQLFIETPYRNAVLLQALVQTLQHNTRLAVARGLTLASAHVRSETVKSWRAKAQATTDERLPAVFAIGR
- a CDS encoding MFS transporter, yielding MVVTAGTRWASRAQFFSSGFIFATWGIHVPTVKAHYGIDEAQLGLTLLAAGAGAMFGLTSAGRWIGRHGPRRMAALCGCVYALLLAGLIAMPGYLFLLALLAVFGLVTSVFDVAINTEAAQLELHGGKPLMSGMHGMFSLGGMAGAASGSAALAAGLGAQAHLLWVAAAMVLVVAVSSMYMLPNPRRANDAAPADHRFRLPRGMLAVLGVLAALGLIAEGAIYDWSVLYMQQELGSPQKQAALAYASFSAAMAAARFGGDTLRARFSPTALLRGSGILAAAAMTLVLLTDLPWLALVGFAGVGIGFANVVPILFGASARVPGTEPAIGIAAVSAVAYLGFMAGPAVIGLLARASSLTAALYVVVVFAAALAASARFTADAGNRA
- a CDS encoding S49 family peptidase, encoding MTDPNRTEPEGFDPFEPATPIASSQGAPRNMAKDPTQRPGWERATLEKLAFASLNEQKAARRWKTFTRLSWLAFFIFLVWLAMSRSAPSAAKTTAHTAVVEIKGEIANGGDASAEFVVAAMKTAFEDEGAKGIVLLINSPGGSPVQAGIISDEIKRLKAKHKKPIYAVVEETCASAAYYIAAATDKIFVDKASIVGSIGVLMDGFGFTGVMEKVGVERRLLTAGENKGFLDPFSPMSDAQRAHAQTMLNQIHTQFINVVKNGRGDRLKVDTPGLFSGLFWSGEQAVELGLADQLGNVDYVAREVIKAEEVTDYTRRDNVAEKLAKKFGAAMGDATVRSLQTAAPALR
- a CDS encoding Rieske (2Fe-2S) protein, with amino-acid sequence MSEEQRIPLCNAPDLVEGGRAVPFDVVYGGETCRAFAVRFEGQPHAYLNRCSHVAMELDFQPDRFFDDSGQWLLCATHGAVYRPDTGECAGGPCRGGLVKIALSERDGVVHWHTAWNLHPPIF
- a CDS encoding HAD family hydrolase — encoded protein: MTDSSRPLRFDLIAFDWDGTLYDSTRLIVRCIQAAVIDVGGAKPSENDAAWVIGLGLAEALARAAPDVPKEKYAELGARYRYHYLQHQDDLVLFDGVLQMIDALRARGHKLAVATGKSRRGLNEALKSVALRDRFDASRTADETFGKPHPRMLLELMEELEVPAERTLMIGDTTHDLQLALNAGCASVGVSYGAHEPGSFDELKPLFVAHSVASLESWLLGNA
- a CDS encoding RluA family pseudouridine synthase, which encodes MKNIIGAKQSPAAAPNPAVPDPAVQKAAAGAGAPHAAIRFITVDAESAGQRLDNFLFRHLKGVPKTHVYRIIRSGEVRINKGRAQAETRIEAGDVLRLPPVRISPRAEEGATPPAPAREFPVLLEDDAVLAIDKPAGVAVHGGSGVSFGVIEQLRTARPGAKFLELVHRLDRETSGILLVAKKRSALVALQDQFRERETGKTYLALVEGAWPANKKVLDAPLAKYLLPGDGAGAGERRVRVVAKDHPDAMRAVTLVRVLARLTLPGDATPLSLLAVTIKTGRTHQIRVHLASAGHPIAGDDKYGDFDRQRVLQKLGLRRMFLHAWRLQFSHPATGERVSLQAGLPPELRALMPPQAIEALAQHPTPTAND